The following coding sequences lie in one Methylomonas sp. UP202 genomic window:
- a CDS encoding ABC transporter permease — MHTLLNIFHLGIKEIRSLGRDKLMLAIIGFAFSGQVYVIATGLPQSLNKAPIAIVDEDRSPLSERIANAFYPPHFLAPAIIDQYAADPGMDAGLYTFVLDIPPNFQRNVLAGRGPTVQLNVDATRIAQAFIGNNYVQTIVNGEVTAFVQGHRMPASWPVELEIRTLFNPNLNSVWFGAVIELLNSITALSIILTGAALIREREHGTIEHLLVMPLTPFEIMLGKVWSMGLIVVAVATASMLIVVKGWLGVPLQGSLVLFVASMTLYLFTTTSLGILLGTLARSMPQLGLLLLIILLPLQMLSGGLTPRESMPELLQHIMLAAPSTHFISLAQAILYRGASFDVIWPQFLALLAIGGVFFLFALSRFRKAIGSMA; from the coding sequence ATGCATACGCTGCTCAATATCTTTCATCTGGGCATCAAGGAAATCCGCAGCCTGGGCCGCGACAAGCTGATGTTGGCGATCATCGGTTTCGCGTTCAGCGGCCAGGTCTACGTGATCGCCACCGGTTTGCCGCAATCGTTGAACAAGGCGCCGATCGCCATCGTCGACGAAGACCGTTCGCCGTTGTCGGAGCGCATCGCCAACGCCTTTTATCCACCGCATTTTCTGGCGCCGGCCATCATCGATCAATATGCTGCCGATCCCGGCATGGACGCCGGTTTGTATACTTTTGTCTTGGATATTCCGCCGAATTTTCAGCGCAACGTGTTGGCCGGACGAGGACCGACCGTACAGCTCAATGTCGATGCTACCCGTATTGCCCAAGCCTTCATCGGCAACAACTATGTGCAAACCATCGTCAACGGCGAGGTAACCGCTTTCGTCCAGGGCCACCGCATGCCAGCCAGTTGGCCGGTCGAGTTGGAAATCCGCACCTTATTCAATCCGAATTTGAATTCGGTCTGGTTCGGCGCGGTAATCGAACTGCTCAACAGCATCACCGCGCTGTCCATCATCCTGACCGGCGCCGCGCTGATCCGCGAGCGCGAACATGGCACCATCGAGCACTTGCTGGTGATGCCGTTGACGCCTTTCGAAATCATGCTGGGCAAGGTTTGGTCCATGGGCTTGATCGTGGTCGCGGTGGCGACGGCATCGATGCTGATCGTGGTCAAGGGCTGGTTGGGCGTGCCGTTGCAAGGCTCGCTAGTCTTGTTTGTCGCCAGCATGACCTTGTATTTGTTTACCACCACCTCGCTGGGCATACTCCTCGGAACGCTGGCGCGCTCGATGCCGCAACTGGGTTTGTTATTGCTGATCATCCTGTTGCCCTTGCAAATGCTGTCCGGCGGCCTAACGCCGCGCGAGAGCATGCCGGAGCTGCTGCAGCACATCATGCTGGCGGCGCCGTCCACGCACTTTATCTCGCTTGCTCAAGCCATTCTGTATCGCGGCGCGAGTTTCGACGTCATCTGGCCGCAATTTTTGGCACTGTTGGCTATCGGCGGCGTATTCTTTTTATTTGCGTTGAGCCGTTTCCGGAAAGCCATAGGTTCGATGGCCTGA